From a single Brassica rapa cultivar Chiifu-401-42 chromosome A01, CAAS_Brap_v3.01, whole genome shotgun sequence genomic region:
- the LOC117132841 gene encoding muscle M-line assembly protein unc-89-like: protein MDEKTLDNVVNAVVQQSLKVLGERKIPDNDAKLSSAGVEKSLSVTSSPRRRSPPEKSDKSPVVEPQAQEEKSVKTPVTEPPQQKEKAVKSPEPPQQKEKAVKSPVPPQRKEKAVKSPVPAQQKQQKSVKSPALAETPAKKNSELEKDTVVRRIFGDDFNEIDFISVSPAKITKDAKDGKDANVPAYGRGLRGKAKRTVTVKDEAIEDKKKAQRAEAALKRKEKQEAKKKENEEKKQKRKAAELQKKQEAGLQKKKKEDEAELPKKKKEKEAELPKKKKEEEAELQRSAECVVTNDEVLAEDNALAAESDVEPAELIRSSVIKELREKSVKLSPQGFSLTNLDSAPDFPYIGDNGQTTCMRKNITPSSVIYDPCAPVDPARLEKLKQHIKAIPPKPPAPKDKPEEPSADHESDFYSILMHERPWPDKEYGWVFDNHIAAYMNVLIQRSMRDPTPFWSKRIGFIDPWLLSSWASLDYRQFRMKPASFKFKDCGYEALVNGRFPEEFTTNLKWYADVDHVYGCLQTGGNHWVAFHVDLIKEKIDCYDPIYGESTPESEQKMLNAFRPLLEMLPWMLNELIPADLRKHSRKRFAFRRRSKRYIPQNNMSGDCGVYSLKFVECLALGVTFDGINDSNIQGLRVKMAADILEEGGNVGMNNLFS from the exons ATGGACGAGAAGACCCTAGATAACGTGGTGAACGCTGTAGTGCAGCAGAGTCTGAAAGTTTTGGGGGAAAGAAAAATTCCCGACAACGATGCTAAACTCTCCTCCGCCGGCGTAGAAAAATCTTTATCGGTGACATCATCACCTCGTAGGAGGTCGCCACCGGAAAAGTCGGACAAAAGTCCAGTGGTAGAACCGCAGGCCCAGGAGGAGAAGTCAGTAAAAACTCCAGTGACAGAGCCGCCGCAGCAGAAAGAGAAGGCTGTCAAAAGTCCAGAGCCGCCGCAGCAGAAAGAGAAGGCTGTCAAAAGTCCGGTGCCCCCGCAGCGGAAGGAGAAGGCTGTCAAAAGTCCGGTGCCGGCGCAACAGAAACAGCAGAAGTCAGTCAAAAGTCCAGCGTTAGCTGAGACCCCTGCAAAGAAGAATTCGGAGCTTGAGAAGGATACAGTGGTGAGAAGGATTTTTGgtgatgattttaatgaaattgatTTCATCAGTGTTTCTCCTGCAAAGATTACTAAGGATGCTAAGGATGGTAAGGATGCCAACGTTCCAGCCTATGGACGCGGCTTACGGGgcaaggccaagcgtactgtTACTGTAAAGGATGAGGCTATCGAGGATAAGAAAAAAGCACAGCGGGCAGAGGCTGCGttgaagaggaaggagaagcaagaggctaagaaaaaagagaacgaggagaagaaacagaagagaaaagcggctgagttacaaaagaaacaagaggctgggttacagaagaaaaagaaggaagaCGAGGCTGAGTTAccgaaaaaaaagaaggaaaaagaggctgagttaccgaagaagaagaaagaagaagaggctgAGTTACAGCGGTCTGCGGAATGTGTTGTGACCAACGACGAAGTTCTTGCGGAAGATAACGCATTGGCGGCGGAGTCTGATGTCGAGCCAGCTGAATTGATTAGATCTTCCGTGATAAAGGAACTTCGGGAGAAATCAGTTAAGTTATCTCCACAAGGGTTTTCATTGACGAACCTTGATTCAGCACCAGATTTTCCGTACATTGGAGACAATGGACAGACGACTTGCATGAGGAAGAACATTACGCCTTCATCAGTAATATACGACCCTTGCGCACCTGTTGATCCGGCGCGACTGGAAAAACTGAAGCAACACATTAAGGCAATTCCACCCAAACCACCAGCACCTAAAGATAAACCAGAAGAACCCTCAGCTGATCATGAGAGTGACTTCTACAGCATACTCATGCATGAAAGACCGTGGCCTGACAAAGAATATGGATGGGTGTTTGATAAT CATATCGCTGCGTATATGAACGTCCTCATACAAAGGTCCATGCGAGATCCCACTCCATTCTGGTCCAAGCGGATTGGTTTCATAGACCCTTGGTTGTTAAGTTCTTGGGCTTCCCTCGATTACAGGCAGTTCAGGATGAAACCTGCTTCGTTCAAGTTCAAAGACTGTGGTTATGAAGCGTTGGTAAACGGGAGATTCCCCGAAGAATTTACAACAAACTTGAAGTGGTATGCAGATGTGGATCACGTGTACGGATGTCTTCAAACCGGCGGTAATCACTGGGTGGCGTTTCACGTGGATCTGATCAAGGAGAAGATAGATTGCTACGATCCAATCTATGGAGAGTCAACACCCGAAAGTGAGCAAAAAATGCTAAATGCTTTTAGACCTCTACTGGAGATGCTTCCCTGGATGTTGAATGAGCTTATTCCTGCCGATCTCCGAAAGCATTCTAGGAAGAGGTTCGCATTCAGACGGAGGAGCAAAAGATACATTCCACAAAACAACATGTCAGGTGATTGTGGGGTTTATTCGTTGAAGTTTGTGGAGTGTCTAGCGCTTGGTGTAACTTTTGATGGCATAAACGATAGTAATATTCAAGGGTTACGGGTGAAGATGGCAGCAGATATCCTCGAGGAAGGAGGAAATGTTGGAATGAACAATTTGTTTTCATAA
- the LOC103873849 gene encoding uncharacterized protein At4g04775-like, which yields MSSSSSVSGNTYFHRRHVERGTPKQCWCGEPAELCTSASRANPGRLYYCCRKGYIKRHLFKWADECLVEEVEDMKSVMSDMTKGISDLRVDVGRLEKELGKAEKMKCLMFPVVVCGFGMAIFWHYFFA from the exons atgtcttcttcatcatctgtgTCTGGTAACACTTACTTTCACCGCCGGCATGTGGAAAGAGGAACGCCGAAACAGTGTTGGTGTGGTGAACCCGCTGAATTATGTACATCTGCATCACGGGCTAATCCAGGAAGACTGTACTATTGCTGTCGCAAAGGATATATTaag AGACATTTATTCAAATGGGCGGACGAGTGCTTGGTGGAAGAGGTAGAAGATATGAAATCGGTGATGAGTGACATGACCAAAGGCATATCAGATCTGAGAGTAGACGTTGGTCGGTTGGAGAAAGAACTCGGTAAAGCGGAAAAGATGAAGTGTTTGATGTTTCCAGTGGTGGTTTGTGGGTTTGGTATGGCCATATTTTGGCACTATTTCTTTGCGTAG
- the LOC117132922 gene encoding B3 domain-containing protein REM10-like, with protein MPNSHKPHFLKPLLPDFHSGVTIPLGFFSQHIEGKTNRKTWKLRSDATDQTWEVIQEGRRLTGGWKDFTTAHDLQIGDIVIFKHEGDMVFHVTPFGPSCCEIQYTHPHIIKEEADADDAPSFSFDYCFQAEVTASNLKEDKLYLPEGATTCTALNKQCQEIILVNKEGNSWTVSLRFSEADGMYYIRRGWRKFCRANRCAIGDLFVFNVVGDGKTTPLMCVCPEREE; from the exons ATGCCTAATTCGCACAAACCTCATTTCTTGAAGCCTCTGCTTCCCGATTTCCACAGTGGCGTG ACAATACCACTTGGCTTCTTCTCACAGCACATAGAAGGGAAGACAAACCGGAAAACATGGAAACTAAGATCGGACGCTACAGATCAAACTTGGGAAGTGATACAAGAAGGCAGGAGACTCACCGGAGGTTGGAAAGATTTCACCACAGCACATGACCTTCAAATCGGTgacattgtcatcttcaaacACGAAGGAGATATGGTGTTTCATGTCACACCATTTGGTCCTAGCTGTTGTGAGATTCAGTATACACATCCTCACATCATCAAGGAAGAAGCCGATGCGGATGATGCTCCTTCTTTCTCATTTGACTATTGTTTTCAGGCTGAGGTCACTGCTTCGAATCTAAAAGAAGACAAACTT TATCTTCCTGAGGGAGCTACGACTTGTACTGCTTTGAACAAACAATGCCAAGAGATAATACTTGTCAACAAAGAGGGAAATTCATGGACTGTGAGTTTGCGATTTAGCGAAGCAGACGGCATGTATTACATCAGAAGAGGCTGGAGAAAGTTCTGTCGTGCTAACAGATGCGCCATAGGAGACTTATTTGTGTTCAATGTGGTTGGAGATGGGAAAACTACTCCACTAATGTGTGTATGTCCGGAAAGGGAAGAGTGA
- the LOC108871219 gene encoding extensin-2 has protein sequence MRSPKIMGLGHCMVYVVVFSAIVAAAYPYESPPTTQKYPPVHKTKSPYPPKKNSPYYSAPPSPPPQYRRQGPKYTPHPKPYIYSSPPPPSYYSPSPKVEYKSPPPPYVYSSPPPPPYYSPSPKVDYKSPPPPYVYSSPPPPPYYSPSPKVEYKSPPPPYVYNSPPPPPYYSPSPKVEYKSPPPPYVYSSPPPPPYYSPSPKVEYKSPPPPYVYSSPPPPPYYSPSPKVEYKSPPPPYVYNSPPPPPYYSPSPKVEYKSPPPPYVYSSPPPPPYYSPSPKVDYKSPPPPYVYSSPPPPPYYSPSPKVDYKSPPPPYVYSSPPPPPYYSPSPKVDYKSPPPPYVYSSPPPPPYYSPSPKVEYKSPPPPYVYSYPPPPPYYSPSPKVEYKSPPPPYVYNSPPPPPYYSPSPKVDYKSPPPPYIYSSPPPPYYSPSPKVYYKSPPPPYVYSSPPPPPYYSPSPKMVYKSPPPPYVYSSPPPPPYYSPSPKVNYKSPPPPYVYSSPPPPPYYSPSPKVNYKSPPPPYVYSSPPPPPFYSPSPKTEYKSPPPPYVYSSPPPPPYYSPSPKVDYKSPPPPYVYSSPPYYSPSPKVSYKSPPPPPYVYKMPYY, from the coding sequence ATGAGATCCCCAAAAATTATGGGATTAGGGCATTGCATGGTTTATGTTGTGGTCTTTAGCGCCATCGTAGCTGCAGCTTACCCTTATGAATCTCCCCCAACAACTCAGAAATATCCCCCAGTCcataaaaccaaatcaccaTATCCACCCAAAAAGAATTCCCCATATTACTCGGCACCACCATCTCCTCCACCACAATATAGAAGACAAGGCCCTAAATATACACCACATCCAAAACCATATATCTACAGTTCCCCACCACCTCCGTCATACTACTCTCCTTCCCCGAAGGTCGAATACAAATCTCCACCACCGCCTTATGTCTACAGCtccccaccacctccaccatacTACTCTCCTTCCCCGAAGGTAGACTACAAGTCTCCACCACCGCCATATGTATACAGCTCTCCACCACCGCCACCATACTATTCTCCTTCCCCGAAGGTAGAGTACAAGTCTCCGCCACCACCATACGTTTACAActctccaccacctccaccatacTACTCTCCTTCTCCTAAGGTCGAATACaagtctccaccaccaccatacgtGTACAGCTCCCCACCACCTCCGCCATACTACTCTCCTTCTCCGAAGGTAGAGTAcaagtctcctcctcctccttatgTCTACAGCTCCCCACCACCTCCGCCATACTACTCTCCTTCTCCGAAGGTAGAGTACAAGTCTCCACCACCTCCATACGTTTACAACtccccaccacctccaccatacTACTCTCCTTCACCAAAAGTAGAGTACAAATCTCCACCCCCTCCATACGTCTACAGctctccaccacctccaccatacTACTCTCCTTCCCCAAAAGTTGACTACAAGTCTCCACCGCCGCCATATGTCTACAGctctccaccacctccaccatacTACTCTCCTTCCCCGAAGGTAGACTACAAGTCTCCACCACCGCCATACGTATACAGTTCTCCACCACCGCCACCATACTACTCTCCTTCTCCGAAGGTAGACTACaagtctccaccaccaccatacgtTTACAGCTCTCCACCACCCCCACCATACTACTCTCCTTCTCCTAAGGTCGAATAcaaatctccaccaccaccatacgtTTACAGCTACCCACCACCTCCGCCATACTACTCTCCTTCTCCGAAGGTAGAGTACAAGTCTCCACCACCTCCATACGTCTACAACtccccaccacctccaccatacTACTCTCCTTCCCCAAAAGTTGACTACAAGTCTCCACCGCCACCATACATTTACagctcaccaccaccaccatactactcTCCTTCCCCGAAGGTATACTACAAGTCTCCGCCACCGCCATATGTATACAGCtccccaccacctccaccatacTACTCTCCTTCGCCAAAGATGGTCTACAAGTCTCCACCACCGCCATACGTCTACAGCtccccaccacctccaccatacTATTCTCCTTCCCCAAAGGTAAACTACAAATCTCCACCACCGCCATACGTCTACAGCtccccaccacctccaccatacTATTCTCCTTCCCCGAAGGTAAACTACAAGTCTCCACCACCGCCATACGTCTACAGctcaccaccacctccaccattCTATTCTCCTTCCCCGAAGACCGAATACAAGTCTCCACCTCCGCCATACGTGTACAGCtccccaccacctccaccatacTATTCTCCTTCGCCAAAGGTTGACTACAAGTCTCCACCACCGCCATATGTCTACAGCTCCCCACCATACTACTCGCCTTCCCCAAAAGTTTCCTACAAgtctccaccacctccaccatatGTCTACAAAATGCCCTactactaa
- the LOC117126652 gene encoding uncharacterized protein LOC117126652 — MGWVIEATAELWDAVTTGLEDEQDEIENDCFSNVEIHDVAGDDEIGKENEEDDEFESRFDMFDDSDGASSEDDNFSTYGESPIEEDEDSPTLPSKKRYQNFLMSESKGNVEVLKLEMSSLDLAVGQRYLTKKHLKRRLKLFTVRHQFDFDVEISNLTTYVVKCWVDGCTWRVRASTEGLSPQFYIRIYDSDHACSVTERSNRSRNATPDILGELYKNFLGDVGPAVRPESVGIAITKQFGVKMEYWKSHRTLKCAREIDEGTPECGFELLPSYLYMIRRANPNTVTRLQIDELGRFMYVFLAFGASVNGFPFMRKVVVVDGTFLNGKYKGTLLTALAQDGNFQIFPIAFAVVDTENDDSWNWFFTQLKVLIPDQEGLAIISDRHNSIGKAITNVYPLAARGICTYHLYKNILGRYKGKDVFRLVKKAARCFRMSDFDMIFEEIEALNPDLHGYLERADVRLWTRVYFPGERYNLMTTNIAESMNRALSHARGLNIVRILESIRVMMTRWFAERRVDARSQSTTLTRGVEKLLQGRVSASRDWTVQRIDDHHTEVKYGAAGESLNVVNLVERKCTCRRFDVEKIPCVHAIAAAEERNVSRISLCSPYYKSTYLASAYAESVMPVDSALPVPDNVANVQCFPPFIRQQPGRPKKNRMKSALEVALANKRPRKEHICSRCSQSGHNARTCPI; from the exons ATGGGCTGGGTTATTGAAGCCACGGCTGAGTTATGGGATGCTGTTACGACTGG TTTGGAGGATGAACAAGATGAAATTGAGAATGACTGCTTTAGTAACGTTGAAATACACGACGTAGCCGGAGATGATGAAATAGGcaaagaaaacgaagaagatgatgaatttgAAAGTCGATTTGATATGTTCGATGACTCGGACGGTGCGTCATCTGAAGATGATAACTTCAGCACATACGGTGAGTCTCCTatcgaagaagatgaagattcACCAACGCTACCTTCCAAGAAGAGATATCAGAACTTCTTGATGAGCGAATCTAAAGGGAATGTGGAGGTTTTGAAGTTGGAGATGTCGTCGTTAGACCTTGCGGTAGGACAACGATACTTGACTAAAAAGCATTTGAAGAGACGACTGAAACTTTTTACAGTGAGGCAtcaatttgattttgatgtaGAAATATCAAACCTGACAACATACGTTGTTAAGTGTTGGGTTGATGGATGTACATGGAGAGTTCGTGCATCTACCGAAGGATTGTCCCCGCAGTTTTATATTCGTATTTACGACTCGGATCATGCATGTTCTGTAACTGAGCGTTCTAATCGATCTCGAAATGCAACACCGGATATTTTAGGAGAGTTGTACAAGAACTTTCTCGGCGACGTTGGTCCGGCCGTTCGCCCTGAGAGTGTCGGAATAGCTATCACTAAGCAGTTTGGTGTAAAG ATGGAATATTGGAAATCACACCGGACGCTTAAATGTGCAAGGGAAATCGATGAGGGCACACCTGAGTGTGGTTTTGAACTCTTGCCTTCTTACTTATACATGATAAGAAGGGCAAATCCGAATACAGTTACGCGTCTTCAAATCGATGAGCTTGGAAGATTCATGTATGTGTTTCTTGCGTTTGGTGCGAGCGTTAATGGGTTTCCTTTCATGCGCAAAGTTGTTGTCGTCGACGGTACGTTTCTTAATGGTAAATATAAAGGGACGCTACTCACAGCACTAGCTCAGGATGGTAACTTTCAGATTTTTCCAATAGCCTTCGCAGTGGTTGACACTGAAAATGATGATTCGTGGAATTGGTTTTTTACGCAACTAAAAGTGTTGATTCCTGACCAGGAGGGTCTTGCGATAATATCAGATAGGCATAACTCGATAGGGAAAGCAATTACAAATGTGTATCCGTTAGCTGCTCGTGGAATATGCACCtatcatttgtataaaaacatATTGGGACGGTACAAAGGAAAAGATGTATTTCGGCTGGTGAAGAAAGCGGCGAGATGTTTTAGAATGTCTGACTTTGATATGATTTTCGAGGAGATTGAAGCACTTAATCCTGATCTCCACGGCTACCTCGAAAGAGCTGATGTCAGACTGTGGACACGTGTTTATTTCCCGGGCGAGAggtacaatttgatgactacGAACATAGCGGAATCAATGAACAGAGCATTATCGCATGCTAGAGGTCTTAACATTGTTCGAATATTGGAATCGATACGGGTTATGATGACCAGATGGTTTGCTGAACGAAGAGTGGATGCCAGATCGCAGTCAACCACACTCACGCGCGGTGTGGAGAAACTATTACAA GGACGTGTAAGTGCCTCCCGGGATTGGACGGTTCAAAGGATTGATGACCATCACACTGAAGTTAAATATGGCGCTGCTGGCGAGTCTTTGAATGTTGTTAATTTGGTTGAGCGAAAGTGCACATGTCGGCGTTTCGATGTCGAGAAAATACCATGTGTACACGCAATCGCAGCTGCAGAGGAAAGAAATGTTTCTCGTATATCACTGTGCAGTCCTTACTATAAAAGCACTTATTTAGCTAGCGCATACGCTGAATCGGTCATGCCGGTTGACTCAGCGCTACCTGTTCCAGATAACGTGGCTAACGTACAGTGCTTTCCACCGTTTATTCGTCAACAACCGGGAAGACctaaaaaaaataggatgaaatCTGCTTTAGAAGTTGCACTTGCAAACAAACGTCCTAGGAAAGAGCACATATGTTCTCGTTGCAGTCAAAGTGGACATAATGCGAGAACTTGTCCGATATAA
- the LOC117132854 gene encoding extensin-2-like — protein MRSPKIMGLGHCMVYVVVFSAIVAAAYPYESPPTTQKYPPVHKTKSPYPPKKNSPYYSAPPSPPPQYRRQGPKYTPHPKPYIYSSPPPPSYYSPSPKVEYKSPPPPYVYSSPPPPPYYSPSPKVDYKSPPPPYVYSSPPPPPYYSPSPKVEYKSPPPPYVYNSPPPPPYYSPSPKVEYKSPPPPYVYSSPPPPPYYSPSPKVEYKSPPPPYVYSSPPPPPYYSPSPKVEYKSPPPPYVYNSPPPPPYYSPSPKIEYKSPPPPYVYSSPPPPPYYSPSPKIDYKSPPPPYVYSSPPPPPYYSPSPKVDYKSPPPPYVYSSPPPPPYYSPSPKVDYESPPPPYVYSSPPPPPYYSPSPKVEYKSPPPPYVYSYPPPPPYYSPSPKVEYKSPPPPYVYNSPPPPPYYSPSPKVDYKSPPPPYIYSSPPPPYYSPSPKVYYKSPPPPYVYSSPPPPPYFSPSPKMVYKSPPPPYVYTSPPPPPYYSPSPKVNYKSPPPPYVYSSPPPPPYYSPSPKVNYKSPPPPYVYSSPPPPPFYSPSPKTEYKSPPPPYVYSSPPPPPYYSPSPKVDYKSPPPPYVYSSPPYYSPSPKVSYKSPPPPPYVYKMPYY, from the coding sequence ATGAGATCCCCAAAAATTATGGGATTAGGGCATTGCATGGTTTATGTTGTGGTCTTTAGCGCCATCGTAGCTGCAGCTTACCCTTATGAATCTCCCCCAACAACTCAGAAATATCCCCCAGTCcataaaaccaaatcaccaTATCCACCCAAAAAGAATTCCCCATATTACTCGGCACCACCATCTCCTCCACCACAATATAGAAGACAAGGCCCTAAATATACACCACATCCAAAACCATATATCTACAGTTCCCCACCACCTCCGTCATACTACTCTCCTTCCCCGAAGGTCGAATACAAATCTCCACCACCGCCTTATGTCTACAGCtccccaccacctccaccatacTACTCTCCTTCCCCGAAGGTAGACTACAAGTCTCCACCACCGCCATATGTATACAGCTCTCCACCACCGCCACCATACTATTCTCCTTCCCCGAAGGTAGAGTACAAGTCTCCGCCACCACCATACGTTTACAActctccaccacctccaccatacTACTCTCCTTCTCCTAAGGTCGAATACaagtctccaccaccaccatacgtGTACAGCTCCCCACCACCTCCGCCATACTACTCTCCTTCTCCGAAGGTAGAGTAcaagtctcctcctcctccttatgTCTACAGCTCCCCACCACCTCCGCCATACTACTCTCCTTCTCCGAAGGTAGAGTACAAGTCTCCACCACCTCCATACGTTTACAACtccccaccacctccaccatacTACTCTCCTTCACCAAAAATAGAGTACAAATCTCCACCACCTCCATACGTCTACAGCtccccaccacctccaccatacTACTCTCCTTCCCCAAAAATTGACTACAAGTCTCCACCGCCGCCATATGTCTACAGctctccaccacctccaccatacTACTCTCCTTCCCCGAAGGTAGACTACAAGTCTCCACCACCGCCATACGTATACAGTTCTCCACCACCGCCACCATACTACTCTCCTTCTCCGAAGGTAGACTACGAGTCTCCACCACCACCTTACGTTTACAGCTCTCCACCACCCCCACCATACTACTCTCCTTCTCCTAAGGTCGAATAcaaatctccaccaccaccatacgtTTACAGCTACCCACCACCTCCGCCATACTACTCTCCTTCTCCGAAGGTAGAGTACAAGTCTCCACCACCTCCATACGTCTACAACtccccaccacctccaccatacTACTCTCCTTCCCCAAAAGTTGACTACAAGTCTCCACCGCCACCATACATTTACagctcaccaccaccaccatactactcTCCTTCCCCGAAGGTATACTACAAGTCTCCGCCACCGCCATATGTATACAGCtccccaccacctccaccatacTTCTCTCCTTCGCCAAAGATGGTCTACAAGTCTCCACCACCGCCATACGTCTACACCtccccaccacctccaccatacTATTCTCCTTCCCCGAAGGTAAACTACAAATCTCCACCACCGCCATACGTTTACAGCtccccaccacctccaccatacTATTCTCCTTCCCCGAAGGTAAACTACAAGTCTCCACCACCGCCATACGTCTACAGctcaccaccacctccaccattCTATTCTCCTTCCCCGAAGACCGAATACAAGTCTCCACCTCCGCCATACGTGTACAGCtccccaccacctccaccatacTATTCTCCTTCGCCAAAGGTTGACTACAAGTCTCCACCACCGCCATATGTCTACAGCTCCCCACCATACTACTCGCCTTCCCCAAAAGTTTCCTACAAgtctccaccacctccaccatatGTCTACAAAATGCCCTactactaa
- the LOC103868179 gene encoding uncharacterized protein LOC103868179 gives MAAPFFSTPFQPYVYQSQEDTVTPFQILGGEAQVVQIMLKPQEKVIAKPGSMCYMSGSIEMENTYTPEQEVGVVQWVLGKSVSSVLLRNTGQNDGFVGIAAPSLARILPIDLAMFGGDILCQPDAFLCSVHDVKVVNSVYQRHRARNIAAAGAEVFLRQRLSGQGLAFITAGGSVVQKNLEVGEVLTIDVSCIAALTPSINFRINYHAAPVRRAVFGGDNVVTATLTGPGIVFIQSLPFHRLSQRIARSVTSPNMRENPRFLVQIGLFLFLAYVVIASSLILTEM, from the exons ATGGCTGCTCCGTTTTTCTCTACTCCCTTTCAGCCTTATGTCTATCAG AGTCAAGAAGATACAGTTACACCTTTTCAAATTCTGGGTGGTGAAGCACAGGTTGTTCAG ATTATGTTAAAACCACAGGAGAAGGTCATTGCTAAGCCTG GTTCAATGTGCTACATGTCTGGTTCCATTGAGATGGAGAATACTTATACCCCTGAACAAGAAGTTGGTGTTGTACAGTGGGTTTTAGGCAAGAGTGTTAGCAGTGTGCTTCTTCGCAACACCGGGCAGAACGATGGTTTTGTCGGTATCGCTGCACCTTCTTTGGCTAGGATACTCCCA attgatttggcaaTGTTTGGTGGGGACATCCTTTGCCAG CCAGATGCATTTCTCTGTTCCGTCCATGATGTGAAAGTGGTAAACTCTGTTTACCAGAGACATAGAGCTAGAAACATTGCTGCGGCTGGCGCTGAG GTGTTTCTGAGACAAAGGCTATCTGGCCAGGGACTTGCTTTTATTACTGCCGGTGGCTCTG TTGTACAGAAAAACCTGGAGGTGGGAGAAGTTCTCACCATTGACGTTTCTTGCATTGCCGCTCTCACTCCCTCCATCAATTTCAGAATCAACTACCATGCTGCACCTGTAAGACGGGCAGTGTTCGGG gGTGATAACGTAGTAACAGCGACTCTGACGGGACCAGGCATTGTGTTCATACAAAGCTTACCGTTCCATCGGCTCTCCCAGCGAATCGCAAG GTCGGTGACTTCCCCAAACATGAGGGAAAATCCACGATTTTTAGTTCAAATAGGATTATTCTTGTTCCTTGCGTACGTTGTAATTGCATCTTCTTTGATCCTTACCGAAATGTGA
- the LOC103849576 gene encoding uncharacterized protein LOC103849576, which translates to MDVSQVEPRDYPPRLYPSNLEGKDINHNFRAGHFPHIKETIGLDVWEELVNSPIGVVARLLSRESIWSGRTVHYLLCRQLRVHKKEIWSVVVDDVIRFSLLEFGEITGLNTGPLPTESFEPDQYKEFWEELKVPLGMGPKYDELKAALEFCPGWSFEKRKWLGMLFLQAMGLYCLHHNSRIPFQSAIRVFDDEAMRSYPWGRTAYEVLVDSLKTLCPDGKSYTVSGMKDVLLVWAYESIVCFGEKFGRVVNNEDVPLLRWGGRRTRSSFDTVLSDEIKDHGEVRLRRMVMKESIEEMFPVWSDEPDDPQLVRLVEDIHAGRYVKGFWEVQRDEQGKGNEKKKKKKKTKGVSSEAEPSTKKQKKEAAETRKGSSEEEAQNLTLTILTRTGQ; encoded by the exons ATGGATGTTAGTCAAGTCGAACCACGTGATTACCCTCCAAGACTTTACCCTTCTAACCTAGAAGGTAAAGATATCAATCATAATTTCCGTGCAGGACATTTCCCCCACATTAAAGAAACAATAGGACTCGATGTGTGGGAAGAACTGGTGAACTCTCCCATTGGAGTAGTTGCTAGGCTACTTTCACGCGAAAGCATTTGGTCTGGTAGGACCGTACACTATCTGCTATGTAGACAGCTGCGAGTGCATAAAAAGGAGATATGGTCTGTTGTGGTTGATGATGTTATCAGGTTTAGCTTGCTCGAGTTTGGTGAGATCACTGGGTTAAACACAGGTCCATTGCCAACAGAAAGTTTTGAACCTGATCAATACAAAGAGTTTTGGGAGGAGTTGAAGGTGCCGCTTGGGATGGGACCCAAGTATGATGAGCTGAAGGCAGCATTAGAGTTCTGTCCTGGTTGGAGTTTTGAAAAGCGTAAGTGGTTGGGGATGTTATTTCTTCAAGCCATGGGACTGTACTGTTTGCATCACAATTCAAGGATACCCTTTCAAAGTGCAATAAGGGTATTCGACGATGAAGCCATGAGGTCGTATCCATGGGGTCGGACTGCATACGAAGTTCTTGTTGACTCTCTGAAAACACTGTGTCCAGATGGAAAGTCATACACAGTAAGCGGCATGAAGGACGTTTTATTGGTTTGGGCGTATGAGTCCATCGTCTGTTTCGGTGAGAAGTTTGGGAGAGTGGTCAACAATGAAGACGTTCCTCTTTTGCGATGGGGTGGAAGGCGTACACGTTCAAGTTTTGATACTGTCTTGTCTGACGAAATCAAAGATCATGGCGAG GTCCGTTTGAGGAGAATGGTTATGAAGGAGTCAATTGAAGAGATGTTTCCTGTATGGTCGGATGAACCTGACGACCCACAACTCGTTAGGTTGGTAGAAGACATACACGCAGGTAGATACGTGAAAGGTTTCTGGGAAGTACAGAGGGATGAGCAGGGGAAGGGgaatgaaaagaagaagaagaagaagaaaacgaagGGAGTTTCATCAGAAGCTGAGccatcaacaaagaagcagaagaaagaagCTGCTGAAACGAGAAAGGGTTCTAGCGAGGAGGAAGCT CAAAATTTGACGCTTACGATTTTGACCAGAACCGGCCAGTGA